The sequence ttgtCTCATGGCCTTTCTGATAGATATCCACTGTACTTATTCCCTCAGCTCTTTGAGCTGCTCCCACTTGAGAATATTTTAATGACTCAAGTAGATTCTTTACATTCCTCAATGGGACTAATTTCAACAGCCCCACGGTGAAATAATCTGAAGTTAGCATAACACAAGCATCTTACTATGCAGTTGTCAACAAGAAGAGATGCTGGACAGCAAATAAAAAGGCACCCAAAATGAAATGTTGATTCGTTTACTGTATGACTTCAGAATTGACTTCTTAGCAATGGAATGAggtttgtttctctttctcttttaactCTCACATTGGACTTCCTCCCCCTGCTTCATATGATTTTAGACAGACCCTTCCCCCACTGAAAGGGGTGGATCTGGAGCCTTCATGTCTAGTTTGAGCCTGAAGAGTTTATGGATAGGATCCAACCGGGTTATTTGGGCATGTTCAAGAACTTGGACACACTAAAGGGAATGTtggcttctcctccccccccccctttgaacagTAGATGCACTGCTTTATCCCAATATGTGCTTGATGTGTTGTAAGGGCTCCTGGGATGCTCATGAAACTGGAATGAGTGTGGGTTAACTTGATCTGAGATGCTGTAGCTTCGAAATGTGTAGCTTTCAAATGTGTGTAGGAGTTGCCACTGTCATAATTTGAAGTACATCAGTGTAACTGGTAAATCAAGAATATTACAACACATGGAATAGTAGGCTCATTAATAACTCAATATAGTGTTGAGTGAATCCCTGATAACTGTAGAATAACACGGAATTTTAACAATAGTGGCTGGCTTGTGTAGCTGCAAAGTCCTTTGCTTTCATTCAGTGGCAGTTGTTAGGCCAAAGACAAATTAACAAAGGGGTCATTGGAGGAATTTATATGATATATGGGAAAATAGAATACAGAAGGGATAACAATACACATTTGTTCTATTTAATCCAAACATAGAGAGGTAGTGCTGAGGCAAATGGTCTGCTTCTTTTTAAATCTTGGTCTCAACTGGTCAGTCAGGATAGACCAGAAGTCGGAGGCCATGACATGgtagaagagagggaaggaacaagaggagactgggagaagCAGAGCTGGCAGCCATTGCAATGGAGGGAAAGTAAGAAGACCGAGAAAAAGCTGGAGAAGTCTGATAATTGGTAAATAAAAAGCTGGTAATTGTCTGAGGCCAATTACCTCAGTGATGACTtacagggagaagggagaaatgcATAGCGCTAGGCTGGATGTAACAGTacagcaaataaacaaaacaggatGAGATCTAATGATAGCAAAAGTCTGAAGCTCAAAGAGTAAGGGCTCACCAGGAGGTCTCTGACACTAATTTTTTGAATCCATAGGTCTTCTCAGTTGGAAGGAGGGAAGTGACATCTCCTTTTGTGTTATACTCACACTAACCCTGATTTAGCTCCAGTAGCACAGTAGTTTGTCTCCACATAATTGACAGGCATAGAGGAAATGAACTTAGAGAGATTTGGCTTCCTATTTCCTTCTTTCAGAACCTCATAGATCAACACATAATGATGGAACACAAAGATAGAGAGACACAGGTGCAAGACAGCACAATGCCTGGAGAACAAAGTGTTCACATGACACAAACAATTAAGCCACGTCACTTGTTACAGGACAAGGATGTTTGATAAGTTGTTATCCGTTCTGCTTTGGAGGGAAATATATCTAGCCCCCACAATCAATCACTCAGCATGATTGAAAACTATCCATGGAGTCTTCCCAACAGCCATTTTTATGAAGTGCAGTCAGTGCTACCTAACATTTTATCCGTAGCTGTGTCAGACTTTAAAGTCCTGTTAAACAGTTGTCAACACTTAACCTTTCTtattatgtcccccccccccactctcctgAATGTGCAGTTCTTTGTACAGTGAAGGAAGCCCTCTGAGGAGTCCTGATGCCTTCTGGAGATAGAAATCCATggcaaaatggaaaggaaaaaccaAACCACTCTGAAAGAATTCACCTTTTTGGGACTGTCAGATGACCCTAAACTCCAGAGCCTCCTCTTTGCTATTGGACTGATGATCTACGTAATCACCTTAACAGGGAATCTAACCATCATTATTTTAATACAGGCTGACCAGCACCTCCACACTCCTATGTACTTCTTGCTGAGCAACCTGTCATTTACAGAGCTCTGCTACATCACCACCACCGTGCCAAAGATGTTGTGGGACCTTCTGTCCAAGGACAAGACCATCTCCTTTGCAGGCTGTGTGATCCAGATGTATTTTTTTCTAACCACAGCTGCCACGGAAGGCGCCCTCCTTTCTGTCATGGCATATGATCGCTATGCCGCCATCTGCCACCCACTGCGCTACACTTTGCTCATGAGCCAGCCGATCCTCAGGTGGCTTTTGGCTGCTTCATGGACCATTGGAAATATCAATGCCATTGTCAACACATCTTTTATATTCTCCCTGAACTTCTGTGGCTCCAATAAGATTATGCATTTCTTTTGTGACATCCCACCTCTCCTGCACCTCTCCTGCTCGGATACCTCCCTTGCTGAGTTGGTGACTTTCATAATCTCCGGAAGCATAATGATAACAACAGTCTCCTTGATTGTACTCTCCTACATCCTCATTGTCTCAGCTGTACTCAAAATTCATTCAGCACCGGGTAGGATCAAGACATTCTCGACCTGTGCTTCCCATCTTACTGTGGTGAGCATCTTCTACAGCACAGCCATCTTCACCTACATGTCTCCTTCCTCCAGCCGCTCCATGGAACAGGAGCGCTTGATCTCTGTTTTATACACCATCATCACTCCTTTTCTGAATCCCCTCATCTACAGCTTCAGAAACAGGGAAATGCAAGTTGCATTTCTGAATGTTCTTGGAAAGAAATAACACGTTGCATTCTGAAAGCTCAGATTTTTCTCTCCACAGACAAGTTGGGGTTTGTGCTAAATTGTGAAACATCAAATAATCAGTTAATAAAGAAGATTTTCCATCTATTATTTAGCtcacttttcaaagtaaaaaatgCTAAATTCTCCTGAACCACTATACAGTAGTGACTATAATATTAGTAACACCCCAAAACTGACATCTGCAGATATTGTTAAATATTCAAAGAATGAGTGAAGATAGAGGGAGAGGAGCAATATTATTATATTCCTGTACTCCCATAACTCTTACCAAAGTGTCAACCATTCCTTGCTGTGGCTAGCAAGGGAAAGATGGAAAAATAAAAACTCAGCCAATAAATAACAAACCCCATCTTAGAGTTATCTTACTAAAGTCTGGGGAGTAGGGAAGTAGACAGCTAAGATCACTATCAGGGCTTATGTGTAACTTAAACATGTGATTTCACATCGCAtgcatctatctatatatcatccatatctatatctttatctatctatatccaGAAAGGGTGGAGtaaattttcttttccttttctttttttaattctttttttcagattttaaaatttacaaacaattatcaaacaacaaacaaaaaagagaattccaaagaatctcctgggcTTCCGTCCTCCCTTTTGTGGGTCCTTATATTAACCTTTCCTCCCTCATCTTGCCTATTAATCCAAATCTATTAAATCTCCATTATAaccaaaattcaacattaaactaTAAGTGGTGCtccaatcctactaataattTGAATTGTTTACAATGGcttttaaggtaaattatatatttcccccattccttatcaaaaatttggtcttcctgaattctgattcttctggtcatttttgacatttcggcatagtccatcaacttaatctgccattcttctctggtagggctCTTGgtgcagcaaactaaatatgacataataggcatcactgaaacctggtgggtaaagtcccatgattggaatgtaataatggagggatacaatctatttcagagaaacagaccagacaagaaaggaggaggagtggcgttatatgtcagggatgtgtatacctgtgaagagatccaagatttagaacctcaaagccaaagtgagagcatttgggtcaaaattaagggagagaagaataacagaggcctcattgtgggagtttactatagatccccaagccaaacggaggacatagatgatgccttcctggaacagatggccaagcatgcaaaaggacgggagatagtagtaatgggggacttcaattacccggatatttgttggatgtcaaactcagccaagagcatgaggtcaaacagattcctcactggccttgcagacaacttcattgtccagaaagtgggagaagcaacaagaggaacagccattttagaactggtcctaaccaatgttgatgacctggttagtggggtagaagtggaaggatcattaggtgcgagtgatcatgctcttctgaagtttactatacagcggaaaggagcagccaagcatactaggactcaatttcttgactttaagaaagccgacttcataaaactgagggaagtgctgggtgagatcccaaggacagtaatactaaaaggaaagggagttcatgatggctgggagtttgttaagagggagatagtaaaatcacaacttcaggcaataccattgagacggaaacatggaaggtgcctaaagaagccagggtggctatctaaagaacttttaactgagttaagattaaaaaaggatgtgtacaaaaaatggaaaaggggggaaaccaccaaagaggaattcaaacaaatagccagcacatgtagacacaaagtcagaaaagctaaagcacagaatgaactctggcttgctagagaggttaaaagcaacaaaaaaaggcttttatgggtatgtccgtagcaaaaggaagaacaaagaaacagtggggtcactcacaggagaagatggtgaaatgcaaacaggggacacagaaagggctgaactcctcaatgccttctttgcctcagtcttctccgataaagaaaacaatgcccgacctgaagaatttggagcaaatgattcagcagaggaaacacagcccagaataactaaggagatagtacaagaatacttggctagtttagatgtattcaagtctccagagccagatgaactgcatccaagagtattaaaagaactggcagatgtgatctcagaaccactggcagtcatctttgagaattcctggagaacaggcgaagtcccggcagactggaggagggcaaatgttgttcctattttcaaaaaggggaaaagagaggacccaaataattaccacccagtcagtctgacatcaataccagggaagattctggagcagatcattaagcaaactgtctgtgagcacctagaaaggaatgctgtgatcaccaatagtcagcatggatttctgaaaaataagtcatgtcagactaacctgatctcgttttttgacagaattacaagcctggtagatgaagggaacgcagtggatgtagcctaccttgatttcagcaaggcattcaacaaggtgccccatgatattcttgtaaagaagctggtaaaatgcagtcttgactatgctaccactcagtggatttctaactggctgactgaccgaacccaaagggtgctcatcaatggttcctcttcgtcctggagaagagtgactagtggggtaccacagggttctgtcttgggcccggtcttattcaacatctttatcaacgacttggatgatggactcaagggcatcctgatcaaatttgcagatgacaccaaactgggaggggtggctaacaccccagaggacaggatcacacttcaaaacgaccttgacagattagagaactgggccaaaacaaacaagatgaactttaacagggagaaatgtaaagtattgcacttgggcaaaaaaaaaatgagaggcacaaatacaagatgggtgatacctggcttgagagcagtacatgtgaaaaggatctaggagtcttggtggaccacaaacttgacatgagccaacagtgtgacgcggcagctaaaaaagccaatgcaattctgggctgcatcaataggagtatagcatctagatcaagggaagtaatagtgccactgtattctgctctggtcagacctcacctggagtactgtgtccagttctgggcaccacagttcaagaaggacactgacaaactggaacgtgtccagaggagggcaaccaaaatggtcaaaggactggaaacgatgccttatgaggaacggctaagggagctgggcatgtttagcctggagaagaggaggttaaggggtgatatgatagccatgttcaaatatataaaaggatgtcatatagaggagggagaaaggttgttttctgctgctccagagaagcggacacggagcaatggatccaaactacaagaaagaagattccacctaaacattaggaagaacttcctgacagtaagagctgttcgacagtggaatttgctgctaaggagtgtggtggagtctccttctttggaggtctttaagcagaggcttgacaaccatatgtcaggagtgctctgatggtgtttcctgcttggcagggggttggactcgatggcccttgtggtctattccaactctatgattctatgattctagggtcttctttccatctctgggctagtaacatccgaGCAGCagtggtcgcatacataaatagtcttttctgatcCGTTGGAATTTCAGCACCTAGAATTTCTGAAGGAAAATTTCaggttttttagaaaaagttattttaaacattttttccagttcatcataCATCATCTCCTAGAATTCTTTTACTACTTTACATGTTACTTTACAAGGGTGAAGTAAATTTTCCCCTTGTGATCTTAGCAGAACTTTGAAAGAGCAGCATTCAGAGGAGCAACAAGCAAGTTCATATTAGGCATAGGAACTTGTGACCATGGGTGTTCGCAATATTTTTCAAGTAGGGAGCAAGTTCTTCCAATTTTCAAATTATGCTCCCGTCCCAAGTACCATTCCAT comes from Podarcis raffonei isolate rPodRaf1 chromosome 13, rPodRaf1.pri, whole genome shotgun sequence and encodes:
- the LOC128399348 gene encoding olfactory receptor 5F1-like; the protein is MERKNQTTLKEFTFLGLSDDPKLQSLLFAIGLMIYVITLTGNLTIIILIQADQHLHTPMYFLLSNLSFTELCYITTTVPKMLWDLLSKDKTISFAGCVIQMYFFLTTAATEGALLSVMAYDRYAAICHPLRYTLLMSQPILRWLLAASWTIGNINAIVNTSFIFSLNFCGSNKIMHFFCDIPPLLHLSCSDTSLAELVTFIISGSIMITTVSLIVLSYILIVSAVLKIHSAPGRIKTFSTCASHLTVVSIFYSTAIFTYMSPSSSRSMEQERLISVLYTIITPFLNPLIYSFRNREMQVAFLNVLGKK